In Nocardia asteroides, the following proteins share a genomic window:
- a CDS encoding FAD-dependent monooxygenase has protein sequence MGETRVLVAGASIAGPALAHWLHRWGATVTVVERAAALRPGGQAVDARGVTKEVIRRMGLDPAVRAACTQTIGAHTVDADGTVLETFRVDDDGGDGFIAEIEILRGDLSQVLYDDTRDHVEYLFGDRIAELSQDAAGVEVVFASGNRRRFELVVGADGLHSGLRALVFGPHEQFVRHLGHALAFFSVPNEFGLDKWLLDYQESGRSSGLRPIQDATRAMAMFSFPAADIDIDYRDVEAQKRLLRERMDGMGWLTPRILAHLDDTPDFYLDQVAQVVLDRWSRGRVGLLGDAAFSSSPMSGQGTGLALVGAYVLAGELAAAEWNPDLGFARYEARMRSFVEANQEIAQLNARTREVPGPESEPVPDFTGEWFAELVERAINGVELPDYTGVPDTSTADAALSDGDQRRRTTMSGGSASDRPTTQ, from the coding sequence GTGGGCGAGACCAGGGTGTTGGTGGCGGGAGCGAGCATCGCGGGGCCGGCGCTGGCCCACTGGTTGCATCGGTGGGGAGCCACGGTGACCGTGGTGGAGCGGGCCGCCGCACTGCGGCCCGGCGGCCAGGCCGTGGACGCGCGCGGAGTGACCAAGGAGGTCATCCGGCGCATGGGACTGGATCCCGCGGTGCGCGCCGCCTGCACCCAGACCATCGGCGCGCACACCGTGGACGCGGACGGCACCGTACTGGAGACGTTCCGGGTGGACGACGACGGTGGCGACGGGTTCATCGCCGAGATCGAGATCCTGCGCGGTGACTTGTCGCAGGTGCTCTACGACGACACCCGCGACCATGTCGAGTACCTCTTCGGCGACCGGATCGCCGAACTCTCCCAGGACGCCGCTGGCGTCGAGGTGGTCTTCGCGAGTGGCAACCGGCGGCGGTTCGAGCTGGTCGTCGGCGCCGACGGACTGCATTCAGGTTTGCGCGCACTGGTTTTCGGTCCGCACGAGCAGTTCGTCCGCCACCTCGGGCACGCGCTGGCCTTCTTCAGCGTGCCCAACGAGTTCGGGCTCGACAAGTGGCTGCTCGACTATCAGGAATCCGGGCGTTCGTCCGGGCTGCGGCCGATCCAGGACGCCACCCGGGCGATGGCCATGTTCTCCTTCCCGGCCGCCGACATCGACATCGACTACCGCGACGTCGAGGCCCAGAAGCGACTGCTGCGGGAGCGGATGGACGGCATGGGCTGGCTGACCCCGCGCATTCTGGCGCATCTGGACGACACCCCGGACTTCTACCTCGACCAGGTCGCCCAGGTCGTGCTGGATCGCTGGTCGCGGGGGCGGGTGGGGCTGCTCGGCGACGCGGCGTTCAGCTCCTCCCCCATGTCGGGCCAGGGCACCGGGCTGGCCCTGGTCGGCGCCTATGTGCTCGCCGGCGAACTGGCCGCCGCCGAGTGGAACCCCGACCTGGGTTTCGCCCGTTACGAGGCGCGGATGCGCTCGTTCGTCGAGGCGAATCAGGAGATCGCCCAACTGAACGCCCGCACTCGCGAGGTTCCCGGACCGGAGTCCGAGCCCGTCCCGGATTTCACCGGCGAGTGGTTCGCCGAGCTGGTGGAGCGTGCGATCAACGGGGTCGAACTGCCCGACTACACCGGAGTGCCGGACACGTCGACGGCCGACGCGGCGCTGTCAGACGGAGATCAGCGGCGGCGGACGACGATGTCGGGTGGGTCGGCCAGCGACCGCCCGACGACGCAGTAG
- a CDS encoding OsmC family protein, protein MDPTRLRAAQAPLKEQYRQDPDSALTPLRAAGRIGSPGVTFDVDQFAGVSRAGLHRATGGDGTDACSGDMLLEALLACAGVTLNSVATATGIPLRNVEGTAEGFFDARGTLGVDREAPIGVQNVVVTFLVDTDAEDAALDRLAKVTERYCVVGRSLADPPDIVVRRR, encoded by the coding sequence ATGGACCCGACCCGGTTGCGTGCCGCCCAGGCGCCGTTGAAGGAGCAGTATCGCCAGGACCCCGATTCGGCGCTGACCCCGCTGCGCGCGGCCGGCCGGATCGGGTCACCGGGGGTCACCTTCGACGTCGATCAGTTCGCCGGCGTGAGTCGCGCCGGGTTGCACCGCGCCACCGGAGGTGACGGAACGGATGCCTGCTCGGGCGACATGCTGCTCGAAGCGCTGCTCGCCTGCGCCGGGGTCACGCTGAACTCGGTGGCGACAGCGACCGGGATCCCGCTGCGCAACGTGGAGGGGACAGCCGAAGGATTCTTCGACGCTCGCGGAACCCTCGGTGTCGACCGGGAAGCGCCGATCGGGGTGCAGAACGTGGTCGTCACCTTCCTCGTCGACACCGACGCGGAGGATGCGGCCCTGGACCGCCTCGCGAAGGTGACCGAGCGCTACTGCGTCGTCGGGCGGTCGCTGGCCGACCCACCCGACATCGTCGTCCGCCGCCGCTGA
- a CDS encoding GlsB/YeaQ/YmgE family stress response membrane protein, with product MLGLGILGWIIIGGLAGWIASKIMKTDAQQGILLNIVVGIVGGLLGGFLLRLFGVDVEGGGLWFSFFTCLGGAVVLLFLVGLVTGRSRV from the coding sequence ATGCTTGGTCTCGGAATCCTGGGTTGGATCATCATCGGCGGACTGGCCGGCTGGATCGCGAGCAAGATCATGAAGACCGATGCGCAGCAGGGCATCCTGCTCAACATCGTGGTCGGGATCGTCGGCGGCCTGCTCGGTGGATTCCTGCTGCGACTGTTCGGCGTGGACGTCGAGGGCGGCGGCCTCTGGTTCAGCTTCTTCACCTGCCTCGGCGGCGCGGTCGTCCTGTTGTTCCTGGTGGGACTGGTCACCGGTCGAAGCCGCGTCTAG
- a CDS encoding cold-shock protein gives MPTTICPASPTDLPAELDPHRHACADSPAWHPGRVDWFDAEKGFGFLIPDRGGPAVFCDFTAIDAPGYKTLRAGQRVVFAAGDNGRGPEAIRILTYDEPAADPTPLDGVRPQSPRSRRIHCRARAA, from the coding sequence GTGCCGACGACGATCTGTCCTGCCTCGCCTACTGACCTTCCCGCCGAGCTGGATCCCCATCGCCATGCCTGCGCCGACTCGCCGGCGTGGCATCCCGGCCGGGTCGACTGGTTCGACGCCGAGAAGGGTTTCGGGTTCCTGATCCCCGACCGCGGCGGGCCCGCGGTGTTCTGCGACTTCACCGCCATCGACGCGCCGGGCTACAAGACCCTGCGCGCCGGGCAGCGCGTGGTCTTCGCCGCCGGCGACAACGGCCGCGGGCCCGAAGCCATCCGGATCCTGACCTACGACGAGCCCGCCGCCGATCCGACGCCGCTGGACGGGGTCCGCCCGCAGTCACCGCGGTCACGCCGGATCCACTGCCGCGCGCGAGCCGCCTGA
- a CDS encoding glycosyltransferase family protein — protein sequence MPASHVYVRHLSALDGGDAVVRLTDPPPADGRTVPGGWWPPVMLDPTWIRRNHHRFDVFHVHFGFDTVSPRTLGDIIGELRSHDKPLVYTVHDLRNPHQPDPAGHREQLDVLIDGADELITLTSGAAAEIAHRWGRRCQVLGHPHVVERDLVTAPRPHDRMFTVGVHVKSLRANMDPFPVLDVLADTVADLPDTIVRLDLHDELFDKGNHWYDPDTGRRLLDYRHRSGVEVYVHPYFSDAELWQYLSSLSVSVLPYRFGTHSGWLEACYDLGTGVIAPSCGYYGEQKPCEVFEFDETHFDPGSLARALRACRHAAAAPRARWSARAEERAGLAAAHRAIYEKALSR from the coding sequence GTGCCCGCTTCGCATGTCTACGTCCGTCATCTGTCGGCGCTCGACGGCGGTGACGCGGTGGTCCGGCTGACCGATCCGCCACCGGCCGACGGCCGAACGGTGCCGGGAGGATGGTGGCCGCCGGTGATGCTCGATCCCACCTGGATCCGCCGCAATCACCACCGTTTCGATGTCTTCCACGTGCATTTCGGTTTCGACACGGTGAGTCCGCGGACCCTCGGCGACATCATCGGTGAACTGCGCAGCCACGACAAGCCCCTGGTCTACACGGTGCACGACCTGCGCAATCCGCACCAGCCGGATCCGGCGGGACATCGCGAGCAGTTGGACGTCCTCATCGATGGCGCCGACGAACTGATCACCCTCACCAGCGGCGCCGCCGCGGAGATCGCGCATCGGTGGGGCCGGCGCTGCCAGGTGCTGGGTCACCCCCACGTGGTCGAGCGGGACCTCGTCACCGCACCGCGACCGCACGACCGGATGTTCACCGTGGGCGTGCACGTCAAGAGTCTGCGCGCCAACATGGACCCCTTCCCCGTCCTCGACGTCCTGGCCGACACCGTCGCGGACCTGCCGGACACCATCGTGCGTCTCGACCTGCACGACGAGCTGTTCGACAAGGGCAACCACTGGTACGACCCGGACACCGGCCGTCGCCTCCTCGACTACCGGCATCGGTCCGGCGTCGAGGTATACGTCCACCCCTACTTCTCCGATGCCGAACTGTGGCAATACCTTTCGTCGCTGTCGGTATCGGTGCTGCCCTACCGGTTCGGCACCCACTCGGGCTGGCTGGAGGCCTGCTACGACCTCGGCACCGGGGTGATCGCCCCCAGCTGCGGGTACTACGGCGAGCAGAAGCCGTGCGAGGTCTTCGAATTCGACGAAACACACTTCGATCCCGGCTCGCTGGCCCGCGCGCTCCGTGCCTGCCGGCACGCAGCGGCCGCCCCGCGGGCACGCTGGTCGGCGCGAGCCGAGGAACGCGCGGGTCTCGCGGCGGCGCATCGGGCGATCTACGAGAAGGCGCTGTCCCGATGA
- a CDS encoding glycosyltransferase, which translates to MSDRRRLSIALIASNRYPIRQPFAGGLEAHVWHLARALRRRGHRVTLFAADGSDPDATDANVRVQPFDPSAAANADPSTAPRRFLADHHAYLTLMTDLAATGPDSFDVVHNHSLHYLPVAMAPALEIPMLTTLHTPPTPWLESALGVSMGVGSDFVAVSRHTATAWQPIVRDIDVIANGIDLTCWPVGRGGPDLVWFGRLTPEKGAHLAIAAARRVGRRLHLAGPISDRRYFENTVVPSLGDDTLYHGHLDQPTLARLTGSCAAALVTPLGDEPYGLVVAEALACATPVAGFRRGGVPEIVDTESGRLAAPGDPDALAQAVTEAVGLDRGAARRRAVSHCGHDAMVESYLRRYRHLIAAGIAAQPAKAAT; encoded by the coding sequence ATGAGCGACCGGCGCCGGCTGTCGATCGCGCTGATCGCCTCCAACCGGTATCCGATCAGGCAACCCTTCGCCGGTGGATTGGAGGCGCACGTCTGGCATCTGGCACGCGCGCTGCGCCGCCGAGGCCATCGGGTGACCCTGTTCGCCGCCGACGGCAGCGACCCCGACGCGACCGACGCGAACGTGCGCGTGCAGCCTTTCGACCCGAGCGCGGCCGCGAACGCGGATCCGTCGACGGCGCCGCGTCGATTCCTGGCCGATCATCACGCCTATCTGACCTTGATGACCGACCTCGCCGCGACCGGGCCGGACTCCTTCGACGTGGTGCACAATCACAGCCTGCACTATCTCCCGGTGGCGATGGCGCCCGCGCTCGAGATCCCGATGCTCACCACCCTGCACACGCCGCCGACACCGTGGCTGGAGTCCGCACTCGGTGTCAGCATGGGCGTCGGCAGCGACTTCGTCGCGGTCAGCCGGCACACCGCGACAGCCTGGCAACCGATCGTCCGCGATATCGACGTCATCGCCAACGGGATCGATCTGACCTGCTGGCCCGTCGGCCGCGGCGGCCCCGATCTGGTCTGGTTCGGGCGGCTGACGCCGGAGAAGGGCGCTCACCTGGCGATCGCCGCGGCCCGGCGGGTCGGCCGGCGCCTGCATCTGGCGGGCCCGATCAGCGACCGCCGCTACTTCGAGAACACCGTGGTGCCGTCGCTCGGCGACGACACGCTCTACCACGGTCATCTCGACCAGCCCACCCTCGCCCGGCTCACCGGTTCCTGCGCGGCGGCGCTGGTCACACCGCTGGGGGACGAACCGTACGGGCTGGTGGTCGCGGAGGCACTGGCCTGTGCGACTCCGGTGGCCGGGTTCCGGCGGGGCGGGGTTCCCGAGATCGTCGACACCGAGTCGGGGCGTCTGGCCGCACCGGGCGACCCGGACGCCTTGGCGCAGGCCGTGACCGAGGCGGTCGGGCTCGACCGCGGCGCCGCACGCCGGCGCGCGGTGTCGCACTGCGGCCACGACGCGATGGTCGAGTCCTACCTGCGCCGCTACCGTCATCTGATCGCCGCCGGCATCGCCGCACAACCGGCGAAGGCCGCGACATGA
- a CDS encoding Hsp20/alpha crystallin family protein — protein MLMRTDPFRDLDRWTQQAFGTAAQPAAMPMDAWRDGDEFFVEFDLPGIDPDSLDLDVERNVVTVRASRQGLDANRSMIAAERPRGVFSRQLFLGESLDTDRIRADYRNGVLRLSIPVAEKAKPRKIEIAHDREPAAIDA, from the coding sequence ATGTTGATGCGCACCGATCCCTTCCGTGATCTGGACCGGTGGACCCAGCAGGCGTTCGGCACAGCAGCACAGCCCGCGGCCATGCCGATGGACGCCTGGCGCGACGGCGACGAGTTCTTCGTCGAGTTCGACCTGCCGGGAATCGACCCGGACTCCCTCGACCTGGATGTCGAACGCAATGTGGTGACGGTGCGTGCGTCACGGCAGGGCCTGGACGCGAACCGGTCGATGATCGCCGCGGAACGCCCGCGCGGAGTGTTCAGCCGTCAATTGTTCCTCGGTGAGAGCCTCGATACCGACCGTATCCGCGCCGACTACCGCAACGGCGTGCTCCGCCTGTCGATCCCGGTCGCGGAAAAGGCGAAACCCCGCAAGATCGAAATCGCGCACGACCGCGAACCGGCTGCCATCGACGCCTGA